In the Bacillus shivajii genome, one interval contains:
- a CDS encoding aldehyde dehydrogenase family protein, whose protein sequence is MRKKLFLAGEWVETEQYQNLYSPYSEEEIAQIPLASKADVDTALGAAVKVKKELKKMPAYKRAEILENVVKLIEENRELCARTIVQEAAKPIQAARGEIARTIMTYKFASEEARRLSNEYINMDAAPGGENRVAYAVREPAGVVAAITPFNFPMNLVAHKLGPAIAAGNPVVLKPASQTPLSAFLIADFFEKAGLPKGALSVITGKGSVIGEALVSDDRTNVITFTGSPEVGIHLKNKAGLKKVTLELGSNSAVIIDDGVDVDELVERLVTGAFAYQGQVCISLQRIFVHEKKKAELIEKMKTATNDLVKGDPLDEATDVSALITPSDKDRVLSWVDEAEKDGAQLITGGNVHQNIVEPTILANVPTHVKVSCEEVFGPIVTINSFQTWEEAIELVNDSDFGLQAGVYTNDLKKAFYASEELEVGGVMINDIPTFRVDHMPYGGVKKSGTGREGIKYAIEEMTELKLVSFKK, encoded by the coding sequence ATGAGAAAGAAGTTGTTTCTAGCAGGAGAGTGGGTAGAAACAGAACAGTACCAAAACTTATATTCTCCTTATAGTGAAGAAGAAATTGCCCAAATACCATTAGCATCAAAGGCAGATGTTGATACAGCGCTTGGTGCTGCTGTCAAAGTAAAGAAAGAACTAAAAAAAATGCCCGCATATAAACGAGCGGAAATTTTAGAAAATGTCGTTAAGCTCATAGAAGAGAACCGAGAACTGTGTGCAAGGACGATTGTACAGGAGGCAGCGAAACCAATTCAAGCTGCTCGAGGTGAAATCGCTAGGACAATCATGACATATAAATTCGCAAGTGAAGAAGCTAGAAGACTATCAAATGAATACATTAATATGGATGCAGCCCCAGGTGGAGAAAATCGAGTCGCTTATGCTGTCCGAGAACCAGCAGGCGTCGTAGCGGCAATTACACCGTTTAATTTTCCAATGAATCTAGTCGCTCATAAACTTGGGCCAGCAATTGCTGCAGGAAATCCAGTCGTTTTAAAGCCCGCATCCCAAACGCCACTGTCAGCCTTTTTAATCGCCGATTTTTTTGAAAAGGCAGGCCTTCCAAAAGGGGCGTTAAGTGTCATCACGGGTAAAGGCAGTGTCATTGGAGAAGCATTAGTCAGTGACGACAGAACAAATGTCATTACTTTTACAGGTAGTCCTGAAGTCGGAATACACCTAAAAAATAAGGCTGGGTTAAAGAAAGTCACGTTAGAATTAGGCTCAAATTCAGCAGTTATTATAGATGACGGTGTTGATGTCGATGAGCTTGTTGAGCGCCTCGTTACAGGTGCATTTGCTTACCAAGGTCAAGTATGTATTTCTTTACAACGCATTTTTGTGCATGAAAAGAAGAAAGCTGAACTCATTGAAAAAATGAAAACGGCTACGAACGATCTTGTAAAAGGCGATCCGTTAGATGAAGCCACTGATGTTTCTGCCTTAATTACCCCAAGCGATAAAGATCGAGTGCTTTCGTGGGTTGACGAAGCAGAGAAGGACGGAGCACAATTAATAACAGGAGGAAACGTTCATCAAAATATTGTCGAACCAACAATCCTTGCGAATGTTCCGACGCATGTAAAAGTATCATGTGAAGAAGTATTCGGGCCAATTGTAACTATAAACAGCTTTCAAACGTGGGAAGAAGCGATCGAATTAGTGAATGATTCAGACTTTGGTCTCCAAGCAGGTGTTTATACAAATGACCTGAAAAAAGCATTCTATGCATCTGAAGAATTAGAAGTCGGTGGCGTTATGATAAACGATATTCCGACCTTTCGCGTCGACCATATGCCTTACGGTGGCGTGAAAAAGAGCGGCACCGGTCGTGAAGGAATTAAATATGCAATTGAAGAAATGACAGAATTAAAGCTCGTATCTTTTAAAAAATAA
- a CDS encoding PucR family transcriptional regulator ligand-binding domain-containing protein, translating into MLTIREALKLPVLKGTKLIAGNDGVNRSIKWVTTIEIIEDISRFQAGEFIVTTGFGLEKDDHLKNCFLQLIRENSLAGIAIYKGFYLDNVPASFISEANKQQLPLIEIPPSINFSTITKGIVEQIGNQQMRLLEESLSVHKEMTKLALNNDGLDEILNKLSPLTDSSLFVFDDLGQLISSKNLHSASLLVNDKEIVVDNDSRKINDLFHDSENRKNVYTFKWNSFYCFRSPIHAESFTYGYLVAFHHQHKWSEMDEIIMDHVSTLIGIELVKQYAIEETKVRLRGELVEEILMKDNLNTSAAIKRGKKLGYNLTIPHQAIFIKVSHDQQAYTDKKDWSNHLHYIVLQSFANANRQHILLPKLDSLFALIEAEDSSDKTNDMYDCLLNIQERWHNHFDEPLKIGVGRLYHSVQQLSLSAKEAEYAVQYSPLLLKESLITHYDELGFYQMLIQMQESGISLQQFYETHLKGLIDQKNDRPDLIQTLETYLMYNCHIQKTASHLYIHRHTLKYRLAQIEKKAGVNLQSPRDRMNLHLAIFAYKFVQLHQRIS; encoded by the coding sequence ATGTTGACAATACGAGAGGCTTTAAAATTACCTGTATTAAAAGGGACGAAGCTAATTGCTGGCAATGATGGGGTAAACAGGTCGATCAAGTGGGTAACAACGATTGAAATCATTGAAGATATTAGCCGATTTCAAGCTGGAGAATTCATTGTTACAACAGGATTTGGGTTAGAAAAAGATGATCATCTAAAAAACTGTTTTTTACAATTAATTAGAGAAAATTCATTAGCTGGAATAGCCATTTATAAAGGATTTTACCTTGATAACGTTCCCGCTTCCTTTATTTCTGAAGCAAACAAACAACAGTTACCACTTATTGAGATCCCACCTTCGATTAATTTTTCAACGATTACAAAAGGGATTGTTGAGCAAATTGGTAATCAGCAAATGCGACTACTTGAAGAGTCACTCTCCGTTCATAAAGAGATGACCAAGCTTGCATTAAACAATGATGGTTTAGATGAAATATTAAATAAACTAAGTCCATTAACAGATTCAAGTTTGTTTGTGTTTGATGACTTAGGACAATTGATTTCTAGCAAGAATTTGCACTCGGCCTCTTTACTTGTAAATGATAAAGAAATTGTGGTTGATAATGATTCACGAAAAATTAATGATCTCTTCCATGACTCAGAAAACCGAAAGAATGTTTATACGTTTAAATGGAACTCATTTTATTGTTTTCGCTCTCCCATTCATGCTGAGTCATTTACGTATGGATATCTTGTTGCCTTCCACCATCAACACAAATGGTCAGAAATGGATGAAATCATTATGGATCACGTGTCTACCTTGATTGGTATAGAACTAGTCAAACAATATGCTATTGAAGAAACAAAGGTAAGACTCCGCGGAGAATTAGTAGAAGAAATATTAATGAAGGATAACCTAAATACAAGTGCGGCGATTAAGCGTGGAAAAAAGTTAGGTTATAATTTAACGATCCCACATCAAGCGATCTTTATTAAAGTTAGTCATGATCAACAAGCATACACCGATAAAAAAGATTGGAGTAATCACCTCCATTATATTGTTTTGCAATCATTTGCTAATGCGAATAGACAGCACATCTTACTTCCGAAGCTAGACTCACTTTTTGCCTTAATTGAAGCAGAAGACAGTTCAGATAAAACAAATGACATGTACGATTGTTTATTAAACATTCAAGAAAGGTGGCACAACCACTTTGATGAACCATTAAAGATCGGGGTTGGCAGACTTTATCACTCCGTTCAACAACTATCGTTAAGTGCAAAAGAAGCAGAATATGCAGTTCAATACTCTCCCCTTCTTTTAAAAGAATCACTAATTACACATTATGATGAGTTAGGTTTTTACCAAATGTTAATTCAAATGCAAGAGTCTGGTATTTCCTTACAACAGTTTTATGAAACACATCTTAAAGGCTTGATTGACCAAAAAAACGACCGACCTGATTTAATACAAACACTCGAAACATATTTAATGTACAATTGTCACATTCAAAAAACCGCCTCTCATTTATACATCCATCGTCATACTTTAAAATATCGTTTAGCACAAATTGAAAAAAAAGCTGGTGTAAATCTTCAATCACCTCGTGACCGTATGAATTTACATTTAGCGATCTTTGCATATAAATTTGTTCAGCTTCATCAGCGTATCAGTTAG
- a CDS encoding CoA transferase subunit A: MESKIEKDSKVISIEEASSYIKNGMTVMIGGFGGVGNPPTMINEMLKNNIQDLTLICNDAGFPHIGVGQLVTNCRIKKLIASHIGSNPKAGQQMTDGTLDVQFFPQGTLAEKIRAGGVGLGGVLVDIGIDNPIVEKGSERYELNGKKYLVEPALTAKVSIVYAKKADHFGNLVFDTSSRNTNPLVAMAGDITIAEADEIVETGELDPEEVITPGAFVDYVVQSEGVNWAWAWEKK, translated from the coding sequence ATGGAAAGTAAAATAGAAAAAGATTCGAAAGTCATTTCCATTGAAGAAGCAAGTTCATATATAAAAAATGGGATGACAGTGATGATCGGTGGTTTCGGTGGGGTTGGAAATCCACCAACGATGATTAATGAAATGCTAAAGAACAACATTCAAGACTTAACGTTAATTTGTAACGATGCCGGCTTTCCCCATATCGGTGTTGGCCAACTCGTCACAAACTGTCGGATAAAAAAATTAATTGCTAGTCACATTGGTTCAAATCCAAAGGCAGGACAGCAAATGACCGATGGTACATTAGACGTTCAGTTTTTCCCCCAAGGTACGTTAGCAGAAAAAATTCGTGCAGGTGGTGTAGGCTTAGGCGGGGTTCTTGTTGATATCGGTATTGATAATCCGATTGTAGAAAAAGGGAGCGAACGATATGAGCTTAACGGAAAAAAGTATTTAGTGGAGCCTGCTCTAACTGCAAAAGTATCGATTGTTTACGCGAAAAAAGCAGATCACTTCGGTAACCTTGTGTTTGATACGAGTTCCCGTAACACGAACCCACTCGTTGCAATGGCTGGAGACATAACCATTGCAGAAGCGGATGAAATCGTTGAAACAGGGGAGCTTGATCCAGAAGAAGTAATTACACCAGGGGCATTTGTAGACTATGTCGTACAAAGTGAAGGGGTGAACTGGGCATGGGCTTGGGAAAAGAAGTAA
- a CDS encoding 3-oxoacid CoA-transferase subunit B, whose amino-acid sequence MGLGKEVREAIAKRAAKEIKSGMIVNLGIGIPTLVANYVNDSSVMFHAENGVLGTGPSPVPGEENPNLCNAGGIPITAAKGASYFDSAMAFALIRKGLLDMTILGALEVSDEGDLANWIVPGKRVPGMGGAIELAQKAKKVITVMNHTDKYGNPKIVKACSLPLTARKCVDMIITEMAVMSITNDGLQLDEVFEPYTLEEVQEKTGAPLLIKQPPTTISEGRS is encoded by the coding sequence ATGGGCTTGGGAAAAGAAGTAAGAGAGGCGATTGCAAAAAGAGCTGCTAAAGAAATTAAATCAGGAATGATTGTCAATCTAGGAATCGGCATTCCAACGTTAGTTGCCAATTATGTCAATGATTCTTCTGTGATGTTCCATGCCGAAAATGGTGTTTTAGGAACTGGCCCAAGTCCTGTACCAGGAGAAGAAAATCCGAATTTATGTAACGCCGGAGGAATACCGATCACTGCTGCAAAAGGTGCATCATATTTTGACAGTGCGATGGCGTTTGCATTAATTAGAAAAGGGTTACTAGATATGACGATTCTCGGGGCACTTGAAGTTAGTGATGAAGGAGATCTTGCTAATTGGATCGTTCCAGGAAAGAGAGTGCCAGGCATGGGTGGAGCGATTGAATTAGCTCAAAAAGCCAAAAAAGTCATTACAGTGATGAATCACACAGATAAATATGGAAATCCAAAAATCGTTAAAGCGTGTTCATTACCATTAACTGCACGAAAATGCGTCGACATGATTATCACCGAGATGGCAGTCATGAGTATTACAAATGATGGTCTACAATTGGATGAAGTATTTGAACCATATACGTTAGAAGAAGTACAAGAAAAAACAGGAGCACCATTACTCATAAAACAGCCTCCAACAACGATTTCAGAAGGAAGGAGTTGA
- a CDS encoding S8 family peptidase codes for MRSIIRLTIAFSVVLFSVLGIWYLSDHQNRDLTLDGDESEDRSFELAMSEVMAEDLTGSIEMFIYKIEDELDDWTDMDINDQKTIEELDQFVDEHPHIEGFALYENNELKYDVHLKDVPTNPKEKLTRNKGNGVKLSDPFIEKGTKKMYMGKEKNDHLYFTELDLSFIEHFVKDLAALTDANGQFFIGDDGMNVGTTESEVDEDYVKKDVEDLGWSLYVQSEDDKEVEEEHYKEGEIIVKLREGIDKKEWAADHQVKIVDAFNDSLVVRDKRDSTELLMEEWADDPAVVYMEPNYKYSKQTMAHQTRPRQRRTRQVHVFDENESPNDEFYEPYQWNFSQIFAEEGWAISVGEEQVPIAIIDSGVDPEHIDLSEKIQDGFNAFEGNGAYYDEHGHGTHVAGVAAAVTNNEDGVAGVSWNNPILAVKVLDDRAEGNSMSIAKGIRWAVDNGAKVLNLSLGDSHDSEMMHEAVRYAYNNDVVMIAASGNDNVETPMYPAAYEEVLTVAATDPHEERAFFSNYGHHIDVSAPGEHIPSTYLGNEFVMMSGTSMAAPHVAGLAGLIRSVDPDLSNEEVYDLIRRTCDDLGEEGVDPYFGHGKINVERALREIH; via the coding sequence ATGAGAAGTATTATACGTTTAACGATCGCTTTTAGTGTTGTCTTATTTTCTGTCTTAGGAATATGGTACTTATCAGATCACCAAAATCGGGATCTTACGTTAGATGGTGATGAATCAGAAGACCGAAGCTTTGAGCTTGCGATGTCAGAAGTGATGGCTGAAGATTTAACAGGTTCGATTGAAATGTTTATTTACAAAATTGAGGATGAACTAGATGACTGGACGGATATGGATATAAACGATCAAAAAACAATAGAAGAACTTGATCAATTTGTTGATGAGCACCCACACATTGAAGGGTTCGCGCTATATGAGAATAATGAGTTAAAATACGATGTTCACTTAAAAGATGTACCAACGAATCCAAAAGAAAAACTCACTCGAAACAAAGGAAACGGGGTGAAACTTTCTGACCCGTTTATTGAAAAAGGGACGAAAAAAATGTACATGGGTAAAGAAAAAAATGATCACCTTTACTTTACTGAACTAGACCTATCTTTTATTGAGCATTTCGTAAAAGACTTAGCAGCATTAACGGATGCAAATGGTCAATTTTTCATCGGCGATGACGGAATGAATGTTGGGACAACCGAAAGTGAAGTTGATGAAGATTACGTAAAAAAAGACGTAGAAGACTTAGGCTGGAGTTTATATGTGCAAAGTGAAGATGACAAAGAAGTGGAAGAGGAACATTATAAAGAAGGCGAGATCATCGTTAAATTAAGAGAAGGCATCGACAAAAAAGAATGGGCAGCAGATCATCAAGTGAAGATCGTAGACGCATTTAACGATTCATTAGTTGTTCGAGATAAACGAGATTCCACTGAATTATTAATGGAAGAGTGGGCAGATGACCCAGCTGTTGTATATATGGAGCCAAACTATAAGTATTCTAAGCAAACGATGGCTCATCAAACAAGACCTCGACAAAGGAGAACAAGACAAGTTCATGTGTTCGATGAAAATGAGTCACCAAATGATGAATTTTATGAACCTTATCAATGGAATTTCTCGCAAATTTTTGCTGAAGAAGGATGGGCTATTTCTGTTGGCGAAGAGCAAGTTCCAATAGCAATTATAGACAGTGGTGTGGACCCAGAACATATTGATTTAAGTGAGAAAATTCAAGATGGATTTAATGCATTTGAAGGCAATGGTGCTTATTATGATGAGCATGGCCATGGTACACATGTCGCTGGTGTTGCAGCAGCTGTTACTAATAATGAAGATGGCGTTGCCGGTGTTTCTTGGAATAATCCAATCCTAGCTGTAAAAGTATTAGATGATCGTGCGGAAGGGAACTCGATGTCAATCGCGAAAGGAATCCGCTGGGCTGTTGACAATGGCGCGAAAGTGCTCAATTTAAGTTTAGGTGATAGTCATGATTCAGAAATGATGCATGAAGCAGTGCGTTACGCTTATAACAACGATGTCGTCATGATTGCAGCTTCAGGGAATGATAATGTAGAAACACCTATGTATCCTGCTGCATATGAAGAGGTCTTGACAGTAGCAGCGACCGATCCACATGAAGAGAGAGCGTTTTTTTCAAACTATGGTCACCATATCGATGTAAGTGCACCTGGTGAACATATCCCAAGTACGTATCTAGGGAACGAATTTGTCATGATGAGCGGTACATCGATGGCTGCACCACATGTAGCTGGTTTAGCTGGGCTTATTCGCTCGGTAGATCCTGATTTATCAAATGAAGAAGTATATGATTTAATTCGAAGAACGTGTGATGATTTAGGAGAAGAAGGAGTAGACCCATATTTTGGTCATGGGAAAATAAATGTGGAAAGAGCTTTACGCGAAATCCATTAA
- a CDS encoding DUF420 domain-containing protein: MNLWNKLVKHHIRTVIVITVIVNALIVLLSYLPGYDGQLPYWVTQLPLLNATLNSFTFIFLVCALVAILKGNVTLHQRFIYSAFVTTGIFLFSYVTYHFLAESTTFGGTGLIAGVYYFILITHIILAAIIVPLALMSFFTGYKDLRQTHKKWVRWTMPLWLYVSLTGVLVYILISPYYTY, from the coding sequence ATGAATCTTTGGAACAAACTTGTTAAGCATCATATAAGAACAGTGATCGTTATTACTGTCATTGTCAATGCACTTATTGTTTTACTATCTTATCTTCCAGGATATGATGGCCAGCTTCCGTATTGGGTGACGCAATTGCCGTTACTGAATGCAACATTAAATAGTTTCACCTTTATATTTCTAGTTTGTGCATTAGTTGCAATTCTAAAAGGAAATGTTACATTACATCAGCGTTTTATCTACAGTGCGTTTGTAACGACCGGTATTTTCCTTTTTTCTTATGTTACGTACCACTTTTTAGCCGAATCAACAACATTTGGCGGCACTGGACTAATCGCAGGTGTTTATTACTTTATTTTAATTACTCATATTATTTTAGCAGCAATTATTGTACCTTTAGCTTTAATGAGCTTTTTTACAGGATATAAAGATCTAAGACAAACACACAAAAAATGGGTACGTTGGACGATGCCCCTTTGGCTTTATGTTAGTTTAACGGGAGTACTCGTTTATATCCTAATCTCTCCATATTACACGTATTAG
- a CDS encoding peptidase, whose translation MRSDIREWIRNNKEELIDMIQRMIQQPSTQRNELGIQRQVSEILNELQFQVDMWEPEVASLKKHQAFISTRDSFQGSPNVVGVKKGVGNGHSLVLNGHVDVVPEGDRKNWVDDPYSGVYKDGKVYGRGSTDMKGANAAMLFALKAIKECGVPLKGDIVFHSVIEEESGGAGTLEAILKGYTADAAIIPEPTQMKIFPKQQGSLWFRLYVKGVSAHGGTRYEGVSAIEKTQIVLDHIKELEQVRNDRIDDPLFSEIPIPIPINIGIIQGGDWPSSVADLVKVEGRYGVSPSETIEEAKAEFKQWMKKLAEKDIWFEKHPIEVEWFGARWLPGSIDTKHPLMNILTNSYEKISGAPPTVEASPWGTDGGLLTYVGNTPSVVFGPGVTSMAHYPNEYIEVDKALHFSEILANTIIDWCNKEKKL comes from the coding sequence ATGAGATCAGACATACGTGAATGGATTAGAAACAATAAAGAGGAACTAATTGACATGATTCAGCGAATGATCCAGCAACCATCAACACAAAGAAATGAATTAGGCATTCAAAGACAAGTTTCAGAAATACTAAATGAGCTTCAATTTCAAGTAGATATGTGGGAACCTGAAGTTGCGTCCTTAAAAAAACATCAGGCTTTCATTTCTACAAGAGACTCGTTTCAAGGAAGTCCCAACGTCGTAGGGGTAAAAAAAGGAGTAGGTAACGGTCACTCGTTAGTTTTAAATGGTCACGTCGATGTCGTTCCTGAAGGAGATCGAAAAAATTGGGTTGATGATCCATACTCAGGAGTATACAAAGACGGGAAAGTTTATGGCCGTGGTTCAACAGACATGAAAGGGGCAAATGCAGCCATGCTTTTTGCCTTAAAAGCGATCAAAGAGTGTGGAGTCCCCTTAAAAGGCGATATCGTTTTTCATAGTGTAATAGAAGAAGAAAGTGGAGGAGCGGGCACACTTGAAGCCATTTTAAAAGGCTATACAGCTGATGCTGCGATCATCCCAGAACCAACACAAATGAAAATCTTTCCGAAACAACAAGGATCACTATGGTTCCGTTTATATGTTAAAGGTGTTTCAGCTCATGGAGGTACGAGATACGAAGGTGTCAGTGCCATCGAAAAAACACAAATTGTCCTTGATCATATAAAAGAGTTAGAACAAGTTCGAAATGATCGCATTGATGATCCGTTGTTTTCAGAAATTCCTATCCCAATCCCGATCAATATTGGGATTATTCAAGGTGGAGATTGGCCATCTTCTGTCGCTGATTTAGTAAAGGTTGAAGGACGATACGGTGTCTCCCCTTCAGAAACCATCGAAGAAGCAAAGGCTGAATTTAAACAATGGATGAAAAAGTTAGCTGAAAAAGATATTTGGTTTGAGAAGCATCCGATTGAAGTTGAATGGTTTGGGGCAAGGTGGTTGCCAGGTTCCATTGATACCAAGCACCCACTTATGAATATATTAACAAACTCTTATGAAAAAATTTCAGGAGCCCCTCCAACCGTCGAAGCTTCTCCATGGGGAACTGATGGTGGATTATTAACTTATGTCGGAAATACGCCTTCGGTCGTCTTCGGCCCAGGAGTAACGAGTATGGCCCACTATCCAAATGAGTATATCGAGGTCGACAAGGCTTTACATTTTTCCGAAATACTAGCCAATACGATTATCGACTGGTGTAACAAAGAAAAGAAGCTGTGA
- a CDS encoding aspartate aminotransferase family protein: protein MKDSYLIKPQLDETYPCTKYGKGIYLYDTEGKEYIDGSSGAVTASIGHGVNEIANVMKEQAERVSFVYRSQFTSTPAEKLAYKLKELAPGDLNWSFFVNSGSEATETALKVALQYWQEKGRPTKNKVLSRWMSYHGITLGALSMSGHVGRRARFAPLLEDFPTVDPPYCYRCPFNETYPNCQLMCAKELDRAIRRVGAEHIAAFIAEPIIGASGGAIVPPDGYYEEIRKICDHHDILFIADEVMTGVGRCGKNFAIDHWNTVPDIMALGKGLSAGYTPLAATMVTDKVMEPILQGSKQIMSGHTYSANPQSTAIGLAVLEYIEKHHLIKNSEKQGNYFLDELKKLQQKYSIIGDIRGKGLLLGVEFVSNIFNKLPFRTEVNVTKRMIHKAMEKGLLIYPSSAGVEGSSGDAVLLAPPLTINREEIDKLLHIFEEVVRDVQEELQIEGFIHSAG, encoded by the coding sequence GTGAAAGATAGTTATTTAATAAAGCCCCAATTAGATGAAACATATCCCTGCACAAAATATGGGAAAGGGATTTATTTATATGATACAGAGGGAAAAGAATATATAGACGGGTCATCAGGAGCAGTAACAGCAAGCATTGGTCATGGGGTGAACGAGATTGCTAATGTCATGAAGGAGCAAGCGGAGCGGGTTTCATTTGTTTATCGGTCACAATTTACTAGTACACCAGCAGAAAAGTTAGCATACAAATTAAAAGAGTTAGCGCCAGGAGACTTGAATTGGTCATTTTTTGTTAATAGTGGGTCAGAGGCAACGGAAACAGCGTTAAAGGTGGCATTGCAATATTGGCAAGAAAAGGGGCGTCCAACAAAAAATAAAGTGTTATCAAGGTGGATGAGTTATCACGGTATCACATTAGGGGCATTATCAATGTCAGGTCATGTGGGGAGAAGAGCTAGGTTCGCTCCTTTATTAGAGGACTTTCCAACAGTTGATCCGCCGTATTGTTATCGCTGTCCGTTCAACGAAACGTATCCAAACTGTCAGCTCATGTGTGCAAAGGAATTAGATCGTGCAATAAGAAGAGTAGGCGCCGAACATATTGCAGCCTTTATTGCAGAGCCAATTATTGGAGCTTCTGGAGGAGCAATTGTACCTCCAGATGGTTATTACGAAGAAATAAGAAAGATTTGCGATCACCATGATATTTTGTTTATTGCAGATGAAGTAATGACAGGTGTAGGAAGGTGCGGAAAAAACTTTGCAATCGACCATTGGAATACAGTACCAGATATTATGGCACTAGGTAAGGGATTGAGTGCAGGATATACACCCCTTGCAGCAACGATGGTTACGGATAAAGTAATGGAGCCGATTTTACAAGGATCGAAACAGATTATGAGTGGCCATACGTACAGTGCTAATCCGCAATCGACTGCCATTGGCTTAGCGGTACTCGAATATATCGAAAAACACCACCTCATCAAAAACTCAGAGAAACAAGGCAATTATTTCTTAGATGAACTAAAGAAACTCCAACAAAAGTATTCGATTATCGGAGATATACGTGGGAAAGGTTTACTATTAGGTGTTGAATTTGTTTCAAATATTTTTAATAAACTACCGTTTCGAACGGAAGTGAATGTAACAAAACGAATGATTCACAAAGCGATGGAAAAAGGACTTCTTATTTACCCATCTTCAGCTGGAGTGGAAGGAAGTTCTGGGGATGCCGTTTTATTAGCACCACCATTAACGATTAATCGAGAAGAAATTGACAAACTCCTTCATATTTTTGAAGAGGTCGTTCGCGACGTTCAAGAGGAGCTTCAAATTGAAGGGTTCATTCATTCTGCAGGGTGA
- a CDS encoding aspartyl-phosphate phosphatase Spo0E family protein gives MELKVEIEKKRDELLTLAKNNGLNCSETIKCSKELDKLIINYKNATLDKKKSCPM, from the coding sequence ATGGAACTTAAAGTAGAAATTGAGAAAAAAAGAGACGAGCTCTTAACCTTAGCCAAAAATAACGGGTTAAATTGCAGTGAAACCATTAAATGTTCAAAAGAATTAGATAAGCTAATTATAAATTACAAAAACGCTACCCTTGATAAAAAAAAGAGCTGCCCAATGTGA